In Streptomyces sp. TLI_146, the genomic stretch GCGGGCGAGCCGGGCGCTGACCGTTTCCATCGCCTCGATGACGCTCTGCGCCTCCTCCCCCACGATGGCCGTGATGGCACCCCTCTCCTGGGCCAGCGTTTCCCACCGGCGGATGAGGGTTGACTTGCCTACTCCGGCGCGACCATGCACGTGGAAGACGAACTGATACTCGTCACTCCCCGGGTTTCGGGAGAAGTTCTCCCGAAACACCGCCAGCTCGCGTCGGCGTCCTACGAACCTGCTGCTGCGCCGCCGACGGATTAGTGCCTGCCGTGACACAAACTCTGGAGCCATGTGAGCCTCCCCCGAAACGCTGGCCACCCAGGTGTCGCACCCGGGCCTCGGCTTCAGCAGCGGGTTCTCAGCGGCCCCATGGCCAGTCACGTCCCGGGTGCCGGGCCAGGCCTCC encodes the following:
- a CDS encoding ATP-binding protein produces the protein MISINNPVEAWPGTRDVTGHGAAENPLLKPRPGCDTWVASVSGEAHMAPEFVSRQALIRRRRSSRFVGRRRELAVFRENFSRNPGSDEYQFVFHVHGRAGVGKSTLIRRWETLAQERGAITAIVGEEAQSVIEAMETVSARLARQDCPLKSFDKQLAVYRQKCHEIEAVTAALMPGEDGGAAQHVSAASTVAAHIGAADRR